The nucleotide sequence CAATGCCCTAGAAACATTGAATTCATAAAAGATAATTAAAAAACTGAAGCATTTTCAATCTATATTGAGTATCTGGTCTGTTAATTGGGGAgcaaaaacatacaaaaaagaaaaaaaacaattagACTTACAAGGATTAGTCAATTAATTATCACTCTGTTTTTAATAATTGAAGCAACCCTATAACTACGACTGACCaccttcagcttttttttttttttttctaaattattaatttgtttatttacacaaaatttaattaataacGGTGGTGGTCAGTGGCGGACTCAAGATTTTTTTCATTGGGGTCCatttttttgttttcgatttttcACAACCAAACATTAAAATTTCCGGGTCGGTCATCGTAGTCGGGTCGGGTCGAGGCTAGAAAATAATGTAGAAACATTTAGTGGACATGAACCCACTATATTATTAAGAACCATTTTTAAGAATCAAGTTATCAAATTGTGGTGATTAATAAGTTGTTTGAAACCAATAGCTACCTAAACAACACAACTACTTCATATAACTTAAAAATtttgtttaaggtttttttttaacGCCACTATATTTTGAAAGTCTTATTTGGTAATTAAATGTGAAATAAAATTATTCGGAGACattaaatttatcatttaaaaaaaaaacaaattagagGATCAATGGGTGGTTGTGGTGTTTTAAAAACACTAGTTTAATTTTGATGGAAaaagtaaattaaaaaaaaaaagatgtaagacttgaacttgagacctACTTGTTGGAACACAAGAAGATTTACCACCATACCATCTTTCCTTTTAATACTACAGGGTCCAACTAATTTATTTTATGGGGTCCATGAAAAATTTAACATACCGGTtctactaattttttaaaaaatattggGGTCCGTGAACCCCGACCCGCAtcatgtgggtccgcccctggtgGTGGTAATCAGTTTGGACGTACATAGTGCATTTATCTGCTTGTACTTTGCATGTTTACCAGCTACCACCCAAAGTAGGACCATTTGCTTTTCATCATATGTTATCTACCCTTGAATTAATATATTTTTGAGTGAATtttaagttttgtcctttatctttaggccactttgcaagttttgtcctttatgtttaaatttgacgagttttgtcctttatatttaaaaatcaagcacgttttgtcctttatgctttatttttaaggacaaaacgtgcttgattttttaaacataaaggacaaaacgtgtttgatttttaaacataaagggtaaaacgtgcttgatttttaaacataaaggacaaaactcgtcaaatttaaacataaaggacaaaacttgaaaagTGGCCTAAAAATAAAGGataaaacttgaaattcactctatattttttttatatgagGAAGAGTAAATTACACAAAATGTCCTATCTGTACCATTTAATTTCTGGTTCTATTGTTAatttaactaggtttaaagaacttcgtcgcgttgcggcgaatttcttttgttatttagtctgtgtttacatgtgttttaaaaTCACTACGAGCGTATTGCGAACGGAACttctgacaagaataaaaagaaaatgtagaaaaaaaacactaaaaaataaccgaaagaaaatcaaccaaaaaagttgtatggtaacgatgttgttcgtatgaaacccgtggtcagagatgagcaaattgttctgggtaccggtaccaaatttgctgaaccgaaagatcttaagtaccaattcggtaccgacttttggcgttcctgttaccggttcactaccgttttttaccttcatataccggtaccgtaaccggtattttcggtatcagtactgattctgtatcggttggcactgagctcatccctacccctgaaactaaaacaagaaaaaattaaaagctgaaaaaaatcaacaaaaaagaGTTGTACAATACCattgttcgtacggtaaccgtgatcatggatgagcaaatggtactgttATTCGTACGGTAACCAAAATATTTCCAaaatcaattcggcaccaacttttcaCGTTTTCTATAttgtgtcggtttttaccttcatatagtGATACCGAACATAACTGTcctggtattttcgataccagtactgaTTCGATACCAATTGACACAaagcttatcccaacccctgatattaaaaatacgattaaagttaaaaagtaaataaaataactattattacattacattacactATAAAGAAGCAAAAAATTTAGGCATAAGTGGTTGTAACTTATGCTTTGGGACTTTTCTAAGAAAAAaacttaattttttatttttaacccaaaggtttttacttttggtaattttaacccaacataatttgtttttttaactttaacccaaaactttccattatttgcaatttaacttcacaaattttgtcacttatacttttcatcttcacaaattttcgttttacgtatagttctaaattttttgaGTTAATGCGACCAACGTacgagtgtggttcaacttttttatgtttgtTCCAAATTTTGCAaattaacacggcgcaacgtgcatgtgcGGTTCAaagtttttacctctattttttcatgtttgacaggtttgtCACAACACACAGATCCTAgatcgagtcagtgttggtggtcgatgacgattgtgtgacattagtactatttgacaccgttttacgccccgccgcaacgcggggtgtactttggggggttttcaaagaagaaatggttatgcatatggttgttgtaaccttggctttgggggttttccaaaaaaaatgttttttttttcactttttacccaaaagtatttcataaattacttttaacccaaaactatttgttttttacttttaatccaaaactttttatcttttgcaatctatcctcacaactttttctACTTTCAacttggtcctttatagttttcattttccgcaaatttttctctttatgcttggttctaaattttgtgacttaacacatcgcatcgtgcatctttggtttaacgtttttacgtttcgttctaaattttgcaagttaatacAATGCAGCGTGCGTGTGtaggtgaacgtttttacatcgtctattttttcccgtttagcaggtttaacataacatacggatcctaaatcgacttagttataactaaagaatccccgccgcattgcggcgggtcgcaattctagttataatattaaataataaaagtattaaaaaaactacATATTATTAGAattttaaaatcactattcatttcatttctaatactaaaatcactattcatttcatttctaatactaatatatataatatatataatatatataataatatatactaATAATTTAATAATGAACACAAACACAAGTCTTAAACACATGTATGTTTTTGTATCAATAGGTAGCATATACACAATGACAATTAATTTATACACGATTAtttttttctcattttattttttgaatttttttgacaAAGGGCgaaattttcattaaaaaaacTCAAGCCAGGGGCTCAAGGACATAGCAGTACAAAAtaacaaagaagaaaaaaaaaagaacaagcAAAGTTATAGTGGAAAATCTGAAAATTTAAATCCCCTCCATTTTTCCCAGTTTATATCCGAGTGCCCGGCCCGAGCTTTAATCCACAAAAAAGAGCATGCCTTTATGTCACCAATCGTTCTCGACACCTGAGGGGGTTTAAGGTTGAAGATGAAATCATTTCTTGATCTCCATATACTCAACACGTTGCAGCTACAATCACATGTATTGCTCTTTTTAATGCCTTATGTATTCTGTATGATGATATGAACTCGAGCATTTGTATGAGACTTATCATGAATCGAGGCAGGGGAATGTTGATCCATTGGAAAATGTATTCTGTATAATGCCCTTAGCGATTTTACCGTGTAAACCTCGCTAGATGTTCCCGCTTTCCATAACCAGAGATCCAGACCAGGTCCTAATGCAGCGGAGTGTAATAGAGCGACACAGGCAGCCCATTCTTCACGCTGAGTTGAAAGGGTCAGCCCATTAGCACTGCCCCAAATCCATTCCGTTCCAGCATTTGTGATTTTGTACCTTTGTTGGACCATACATCTTTTATCCGATTATAATGCATAGAGACCGGGGAACGCTTCACGTAGAGATCTCTTGCCAACCCAAGTAtccagccaaaacagagttttatcGCCCATTCCCATATTTGGTATCATTCTTCCTTTAACGTCTACAACTGGGTTTTGTGAAACTCTTCCCATGTTGATAATAGATTTCCATACCCCACCAATAGAGCTTTTTAGCGGGATATCGGAATGGCATCTATCCCCCCCTCCCCCCGTGTAGAGCCGTGATTGTTTTTGCCCATAAAActaaatgaaaatttcatttttgtaTGTCACTCTCCATTTGACCATTAAAGCTTTGTTTGCGAAAGCTAGATTACCGATGCCTAAACCTCCATCCTCCTTAGGAGTCACCACCTTAAACCAAGGAACCCAACTGATTTTATTTTTTTCCAAACATCCACCCCACAAAAATTTCCTACGTATCCGTTCCAAGTGTTTGATAACTTGTGACGGTGCGTTAAATAGTGAGAGGTAATAGGTGGGTAGATTGCCAAGAACTGCTTCAATGAGAGTTACCCTTCCACCAAAATAGAGCGTATGTGCCTGCCATAGGGTGAGTTTGTTTTCGAACCTTTCTATTACCGGTTTCCAATTGTTTACCAAACCCATATTTGCACCAACCGGGAGTCCAAGGTAGTTGAACGGAAACGACCCCATTGTACATTGTAGAATGGTGGCCATGTTGGCAATACCATCATTAGAGACGCCCACACCGTAGAGATGACTCTTGTTTAAAATTGACTTAccattaaaaatataatattactTAAAACCTTTTTAACTGGAAATCTCTCTGTGTAATCGTTAAATTCATTCTGCTATGTATATATCATGTTTCTTTTGTTGAGTGATTGGGTCTTGAGCCACCATATGCACAGTGAAAAGTAACGAATAAAGGTATGAAATAATTAAAGAAAACATCTTCAGAGCACTTAAACGTCCCATTAAACTAAAACCTGTTTCTtcctttccttttcttttattattattttgcatAAGTTTACTTACACGAGTGGGGAATCGAAAGGCTGCATTTACTAAGAATAATTTTTGCAAATTATGCGCTACAATTGAATAAATCGAGTTAGAATTTTTAACCTAAATCTAATCTaagtattaataaaaaaaaacaatgtaaAACTTGCCTATTTTTAGCTAGGTAAatacttaaaaaaaaataaagattgTTTTTAGCTAGTGTGAAAAAAAGGGAGAAGCCGACCAAACGCAGAAAGAGGAAACAACTGGCCCTTGAATTAAATCAGTCTTCTTTTTCATATAAAAAGCTTTCTTGCTTTTTCTTTTTCGCTTCCTCACAAACTATTTACTCAACAATTATAATAACATAATTCAATGGTTTTTATTACTTGATTATATGTTAATCGCTATCAATGGTAACGTAGCAATGTAGCGTTCGTGACACCTTACTCATTTTTAACGGCAGATTTGGATCACTGACAGACCAGTGTAGTATCATCGTGACACGAGCGAAACCACCCGATCATCAGGGCCGGCTCAAGGGGGAGTGAAATAAAGTAAGAGCTTTAGGCCTCCATTTTCCTAGGGCCTCAagttctaagaaaatatattatattttggtATTTTTGCTTTGAAATTGTTAACATTGAGGTTTATGATCTATAATTATGCGTATACAAAGATGATTATGAATAATAGATTCATTGCAATTTTTTTTCGTTTACAAAAAGGGCCCTAATTTTGCTATCCGCTTTGGGcctagaaaaaaattaaaaatttttgaGCCGGCCCtaccgatcatatccatctccatagccaataatgcctatacaccaattcaagaGGAAACCAATAAATCTAATAAAAAAAAACCCTTGTGGGAATGGAACCCAGTACCTAATAGTCTCTAAGTCTTATCTCAGCTataagatgccactaggctataatgacATAAGGACACCTTACCCAATTAtctataaatatataaaaactaaaactTGTGAAGGAAAAAGCGGAATAAATTGTCACTCCGTTTGTAGCAATGAAGGAAAAAGCAGAATAAAATGTCACTCCGTTTGTAGCAATGAAGAAAACAAATGTATTAACATGAGTTATTGTTATGATACTATCATGCATTGTTATTGTTTTCATAAGTCGTCCCAAAAGCATGTTACATTTTTATATGACGAAATTAAGTaaactttttaaaataaaatcgGGTCTTAACTAAATCTGACAAAGAGAGGCTTTACATATGTTTTTTGAATCCTataatatataacttttattgttCGTGGACGTTATAATTATAAAGTAAATGGTTACTTTGCTTTAATTATTTATGAAACTTGTTCCAAATAATTTCGAAACAACAAAAACCAAAACTTAGTGGTGACAAGTAAAAGGCAATGCAGCTTTACTAGGAAAGTGAAGGGTAAGTGACATTAGGTGTTAAAGTTGCAAATCGAAAAACAACCAAACATGCATAAAGATTTGATTGTATGTGTATcatatttaatattttacaattttaCTCTTTATTTGTTCTTTTCTCAATTTATTATTCTTTTTAAATGaacttcccatatatatatactAGATTCTTGTCATACGCCGCGCGTTGTGGCGACGACGACTTAATTGTTTATAGCTGGTGACACGTTATGTGATGCGCTAACCATATGAAAACATGTATTTCGACGTATCCGATCTAACtcggtgtaacttatataagcATTGCGGTTACAAAAGAAACGAAATCGAACCCGAGTTGGTTTGTTTAGTGAACGTTCCACCTAACCACTACATCATCCTTACATTTGAATCATGATCTAGCGGCgttaactcgaatttatatcatcgaatgaaaacgtattatatttcaCCAGACTCGTTTCCGAACACAATTTACGTCAGAACATAAACCAACTAAAATCGTATGCAACaataagcatgaaaacgtattatacttGACCAGACTTATTTATGAAAATAATTATGTCGAAACGTGAATTTATACCTACACATTAATAATCATGAAAACGCATTATATCTGACTCGACTCGTTTAAAAAAAATACGTGAGAAAAGTTACGTCGAAACGTAACTTATaacgacacgtacataaaaataaacatgtgAGAATATAGTTTTTGTACTTTTAAACTAATAATGAAAATACGGGTTAGAAAGTAGATAATCGTACTGAAAACTAACATCTACATACCTACATAGATTCATCTTATATATTCAGATTGAGTTTAGCCAATTCATTCACGACTAGATATATTTCAAcgaaaagaaaaagtaaaaataaataaagaaaacgAAAAGAAAAGAACATAAAATAGAAAAAAGGAAAAAGGTTGAGAACACCAAATGAAAAAAACGACAAAAAGAATAGAAAAAAAGGATAAAGTATGTGAATGTAAAAGAGATTAAAAGAGAAAGAATAGGTGGCAAAACCGCCGACCGTTCtctttaatattatataaatatgaTAAGTTTATGCGAGAACcacatttattgcgagaaccacgagaatcAATGTTAACACACTAAAATAAACCCACTataccaccaaaaacctaaaaaacctaaccccccccctccaaaaaaaatattaacgaaaagtagcgatttttataatttttttttttgtgtttttttagatgAAGGAttcgttaggaaccaccctttattgcgagaaccgcgagaaccaatgtgaacacaaccaaaaatatctaaaaaatctaaaaaaacacaaaatatttttttttaataaaaatcgctaaTTTTCGTCTAAAAAATCGTTAGGAACCACCCATTATTGGTACCGAAGTATTTTCCGTACCGACTTTTGATGTTTTCGGTACTGGTTCGGTACAtgtttttaccttcaaatactggAATTGTATCGGTTCGGTACCGAACTGTACTGTACCGGTTATTTTTGATACCGGTACCAATTTCTGGGGATTTTCGATACCGGTATCAATTCGGTAACAGTTGGTACTGATCGAGCTCATCCCTGGATCAAGTTATGTTTTAATACCAAGTGAGAAGGGTTACTTTTGTGTAAATTGTATTCCCTTTAGATGTTTATAAGATGTTTATAATACAGTAAGGGCACTCGGGGCGGTCCCGTTATACACGTTCATTACGCGTTGAATTGCAACGGAACACCGCCGCCGCTACTTTTTTCATGCGTTATTTTTTAACGCGTTGAGTGTATCACGCGTTGAACTTTGGAACAAATTTGAACTTTGGAACAAATTTGAACTTTGGAACGAACCTTTAATTGCGACGAACCCTCCAATTTGACGAACCTTTAATTGCATGACGAACCTTTAATTGCAGACGAACCCTCAATTGGGCTTTTGGGTTGTTCATCAATTTGGGCTTTTGGGTTGTTCATCAATTTGGGCTCGGTCagtaatttaaaataaaaagattaGTGAAATTTAATTTAGtgtttaatttataattttaaaatgaaaataaaaaataaatgggagtgatagaattccatcactagtgattccacccctcctacatttctatcatTAGTGATGgaaatttggttgatgacatggcataaTTTTATTGGACATTGAGagtgatagattctatcactagtgaaccacccctagtcccctaaggCCTTCTGTTTATAGTGAAGTAAGAGccaaacttaaaaaaataacttCTATCAACTAATTCAACAAAAGTTGTAACAAAGAAAAAAGAGTTATACAACCTGTCTGTATAccaataaattatatatttttttctaataGGGTGTACCAATTTCCTATGGTATATTAAGTTTTGTGAATATTTGTCCAAGTAAAACACaatttttatttccttttttaatttttataaccaTGTTTTAGAAATAGAATATAAGGGTATCACGTCTGTTGTCACATAATTCAAACAAGTAACCATgttttagaaataaaatataaggGTATCACGTCTGTTATCACATAATTCAAACAAGTAACCATgttttagaaataaaatataaggGTATCACGTCTGTTGTCACATAATTCAAACAAAGAATTAAAGACTTTTGTACCGCGCTAGATCGATTATCATTAATCAGGGTCATAGTATTATTTATTAGATAAAACTTATAAATAATGGAAGGGAATCTCAACAAATTGAAAAAGTTTGGATCGCATGACCAAAACTAGTCAGTCTTCGGGTTGGTCAAATGTGTGAGGAGTCAACCCGGGTAGGCTTGACCAGTTAACTTTTCTTTtctctaaattttataaatttaactAGAACTTATTATATACATTAGAAAAGTGATCTACAATACTAATATCAACTAACTTTAAAGGTAACTAAAATGTTTATTATATACGTAGTTAATATAATTAAAACGTAAGCTTTTTAGTTATGAAATTAGGTAGGTAGCTTGCTTATTTTAACACTTTTATGCTAAAATACTTTTGAAAAGTTTATAAGAACAAAAATAAGTGACGAAAACAAAGATAGCATCACGTGGATAAAGATCCATGCATATGAAACCCGCAGAATGCAGCAACCATATGGAAATAATCTACAATAAACCTCACAATTCAACAAACATACCAACAAACCTCCTTTAACAATAATATAGTTTACAATAAAGCCCCTAGATCCTCCTCGAGACAACACAAAATCTGCTTTTCGTAAAAAGAACTTCACTTGCCACAAACAGAATCTCTGTCAACTTTCACCTAAACACCAACATAAGACAAACGGAAAACGTTATTCGTACACACTATCTGAAATCTTACACATTACACCCTTCACTTTCCCATACTTGACAGTTTCAAACCTACGGAGATTTTCTTGGTCCACATTCCTAGGGAGCATGTTTGGTTGGTGGATAACCAAATTtttgtccctaatgttgaattatttttttaaaaacggCGTTCTGAAGTCCAGTGTGGTGCCTTGGGGCTAAAATGCACCGATACGACTCTCGAATCAAGTAGTTCCATGATCGGTGTGAAACTAACACATCGTGGGACTTTGTATTGGTTAATTGAAGCCCCTCTTGATATCGCGTAATCCATTAACTCTTCGAACGTGCCGTTTTGCACGATCCGGATCTCTAGCGGCCCGATAGAGTTATCCGCCACCCGACTTTGTCGATAAACCGAGTTTAAAGACTCCTCCATAGCCAAACAACATTGATCCAACACGTCATCAGTGGGCCCATTAGTCGGATCTTTAATCAACAACTCCCAGTAGATAACATAATGGCCCGGAATCGTCTTCGTGTCGCCATAGCTAGTATACTCTACAACCGTCGTGTTAAATTCTTTTAACAACTCGGACGCGTTTTCAACCGCGGATTGCAACTCAGTTTCGTCGGTTTTATCCGCATCGATGCTGAGTAAAACATTTTTTCGCCTAATGAATTTGAATTGCGGTGCGGAGTTATGGAACCCCTTCACTTGGAGAATATCGCCAACGCGGTACCTACAGAGACCCGAGTATGTGGAGATCACTAGCTCGTACTCTTTACCTAGCTCCAAGTCCGCTAGATCAAGTAAATGAGGAGGCTGATCACGAGAAATAGTAACCGGATTCGACGGATCATGCGGGATGAACTCGAAGTAACCCATGTTTGGCATGATGGTGTAACAAACCTCAGATGGTTTCACCATTGGGGTTAAATTTAACCCAAAGTAACATTCCGAAGACGCGTACATAGTACACGTTTTCGGTAAATTACCGCTGTAATAATCCAATATAGGAATATATTGGGCCATTGCACCAGTGACAATAACGTCAAGGTACTTGGTGTTGGGCCAAATTCGAGTAATAATCCCCTCCCAATTCCCTTCACAACATTCTTCTCTAACAAACCGGGCCAGGTCCGGGTTCGGTTTTAGGATCTTTGAAACACAATCCCGAACCGCGGGGTCTATGATTTTGGTGCTCAACTTTCCGCTTTCGATATCCTGAGCCAGTTCTTGCCAGTTGAGTTGGAGAAACTTGATGGCCCGAACAAGGCCCGAGGCGAAAACCGCGCCACATCGAAGCACTTCTTCGCGGTATATGAGGCCACAAAGCATTTGAGAGTACATGCTTTGGAAAGAGTCGACACATAGGATGGTTTCGTTTGGGCTGGTGTAGACGTTGTACGGGTCGAAGGGTCGGGTTTTGAACTGCTGGCTTTTGTAGTAGCTTGTTAAGACCGGACGAGCCACTAACCCACTTGGGGTTTTTGATTCAGCCTTTATGAATAAAAAGTACAAACCCTTTCCTTTGTCTAGCCCAGGTACATACCTGTCGCAAAAAATCAATAATATTCAACAACTTCGTTtatgattttttaaaaaaataatttgcaTGTAACAAAATGTGACAGTTTTACATACAGATTCATGACAGGCATGAGAAGGCTGTAGAGCTTCTGCCTTCGGTCCATTTCTGCAGCAATAGTAGGCATGAGTTTTCTTTCACCAGCAGAAGTACCAGAACTGTCATGATATAAAACAAATTCACATTAGCAACCACAAGAACAaacaatgtttaaacaaaaactaaaaaaaaaaacgaagagaataaataaataaattaattaaaccTTGTGAGGAACTCAGAAATTGGGTGAGACGACAGGATAGGAGAACGATCGCCATTAGCGATACGTTGGATGTAAGGCTGAAGGTCTTCATAGGTAATGACGGGAACTTTTGACTTAAAAGTTTCCCGATCGGTAGCACCATTGAGGTTCCATTGTTGCAGGTATTCCACACCGGCGTTCTGAGTAAGAATCTCAGACAAAACATTTTCTTGAACACTGTCACAATTTTTAGTCATTTCTTCGATAAACCGAAGAGCTTTCGCATCTTTCTCACACGCTGGAGGTCCCAGCGGCGATGAGATAGCAGAATCAACAGCCATATTATTTAGATTTTAGAGAGAGATAATGAAAAAGTTTTATGAGTTAGAGATGTAGTGAGTTATGATGGATCGGAGGAGGAGGTTGTATTTATAGGATGGTGGAGAGATGCCACGTCAGATAAGGTGGTGGAATT is from Helianthus annuus cultivar XRQ/B chromosome 9, HanXRQr2.0-SUNRISE, whole genome shotgun sequence and encodes:
- the LOC110879140 gene encoding probable indole-3-acetic acid-amido synthetase GH3.1; this translates as MAVDSAISSPLGPPACEKDAKALRFIEEMTKNCDSVQENVLSEILTQNAGVEYLQQWNLNGATDRETFKSKVPVITYEDLQPYIQRIANGDRSPILSSHPISEFLTSSGTSAGERKLMPTIAAEMDRRQKLYSLLMPVMNLYVPGLDKGKGLYFLFIKAESKTPSGLVARPVLTSYYKSQQFKTRPFDPYNVYTSPNETILCVDSFQSMYSQMLCGLIYREEVLRCGAVFASGLVRAIKFLQLNWQELAQDIESGKLSTKIIDPAVRDCVSKILKPNPDLARFVREECCEGNWEGIITRIWPNTKYLDVIVTGAMAQYIPILDYYSGNLPKTCTMYASSECYFGLNLTPMVKPSEVCYTIMPNMGYFEFIPHDPSNPVTISRDQPPHLLDLADLELGKEYELVISTYSGLCRYRVGDILQVKGFHNSAPQFKFIRRKNVLLSIDADKTDETELQSAVENASELLKEFNTTVVEYTSYGDTKTIPGHYVIYWELLIKDPTNGPTDDVLDQCCLAMEESLNSVYRQSRVADNSIGPLEIRIVQNGTFEELMDYAISRGASINQYKVPRCVSFTPIMELLDSRVVSVHFSPKAPHWTSERRF